A region of Paractinoplanes abujensis DNA encodes the following proteins:
- a CDS encoding CBS domain-containing protein, which produces MRARDIMSSPVHTVVQTSSVESAAQLMAAKAVTALPVVDGNGRLVGMVSESDLLWHRVPMDPTAHVRRIPDTDPAERPGIVSEVMSPYPLTTYPDVDVAEVAEAMLENDVRSIPVLDDGALVGIISRRDILRAMVRSDEVLAQEVQHRLDEYADGRHRWTATVDGGVARVAGDFLNDTEEAVVTVLARTVPGVAGVQVVAIAS; this is translated from the coding sequence ATGCGCGCCCGAGACATCATGTCCAGCCCCGTTCACACCGTCGTACAAACCTCCTCCGTGGAGAGCGCGGCTCAGCTGATGGCCGCCAAGGCCGTCACTGCGCTGCCCGTGGTCGACGGCAACGGGCGTCTGGTCGGCATGGTCAGCGAGAGCGACCTGCTGTGGCACCGTGTCCCGATGGACCCAACCGCCCACGTGCGGCGCATCCCGGACACTGACCCGGCCGAGCGGCCCGGGATTGTGTCCGAGGTGATGTCGCCGTACCCGCTGACCACGTACCCGGACGTGGACGTCGCCGAGGTGGCCGAGGCCATGCTCGAGAACGACGTCCGCAGCATCCCGGTGCTCGACGACGGCGCCCTGGTCGGCATCATCAGCCGGCGCGACATCCTGCGCGCGATGGTCCGCAGCGACGAGGTGCTCGCCCAGGAGGTCCAGCACCGGCTCGACGAGTACGCCGACGGCCGGCACCGCTGGACAGCAACCGTGGACGGCGGTGTGGCCCGGGTCGCCGGTGATTTCCTGAACGACACCGAGGAGGCCGTGGTGACGGTGCTCGCGAGGACGGTGCCGGGCGTCGCCGGAGTTCAGGTCGTGGCCATCGCCTCGTGA
- a CDS encoding Acg family FMN-binding oxidoreductase, with translation MNGYGEAELRAAAEAGIRAPSMHNSQPWQFRLRDGAIEVLADPARQLGVADWSGWAARLACGAATYNARLALAVHGRPAEVSLRPDSGEPNVIARLTPGRERPPTYAEQDLHAAIPRRHSNRAPFWPDPVPADARVRLIEAARIESAWLDLLVGMTALAGFAEIAGSADRVLRRDDRYQAELISWTHADHAADGVPVTAGAPRAEPQDLLPQRSFGDRRRAPGRDYEPEPLIAVLGVSGDRPIDQITAGQALQRVLLTATDAGLSASMISQPIEVPTARDQLRRSLGRTGFPQLTLRIGYGTPRSATPRRAVADVLLADERTGLRSPGT, from the coding sequence GTGAACGGCTACGGCGAGGCGGAGCTGCGGGCGGCCGCGGAGGCCGGCATTCGCGCCCCCTCCATGCACAACAGTCAACCCTGGCAGTTCCGGCTGCGTGATGGCGCCATCGAGGTGCTCGCCGACCCGGCCCGGCAACTCGGCGTCGCCGACTGGTCGGGCTGGGCCGCCCGGCTCGCGTGCGGCGCGGCCACCTACAACGCCCGCCTCGCCCTGGCCGTGCACGGCCGGCCCGCCGAGGTGAGCCTGCGCCCCGACTCCGGGGAACCGAATGTCATTGCCCGGCTCACGCCCGGACGCGAACGGCCACCGACGTACGCCGAGCAGGATCTGCACGCCGCCATCCCGCGCCGGCACAGCAACCGCGCGCCGTTCTGGCCCGACCCGGTGCCGGCCGACGCCCGGGTCCGCCTCATCGAGGCCGCCCGCATCGAGTCGGCGTGGCTGGACCTGCTCGTCGGCATGACCGCGCTGGCCGGCTTCGCCGAGATCGCCGGTAGCGCCGACCGGGTACTGCGCCGTGACGACCGGTATCAGGCCGAGCTGATCAGCTGGACGCACGCCGACCACGCAGCGGACGGCGTACCCGTCACCGCCGGAGCACCCCGGGCCGAACCCCAGGATCTGCTCCCGCAGAGGTCCTTCGGTGACCGGCGCCGCGCTCCCGGCCGGGACTACGAGCCTGAGCCCCTCATCGCCGTCCTGGGGGTCTCCGGCGACCGGCCGATCGACCAGATCACCGCCGGCCAGGCCTTGCAGAGGGTGCTGCTGACGGCGACCGACGCCGGTCTGTCCGCCTCGATGATCTCGCAGCCGATCGAGGTTCCGACGGCACGCGACCAGCTGCGCCGATCACTGGGCCGCACGGGCTTCCCACAGCTGACGCTTCGCATCGGCTACGGCACACCTCGAAGCGCCACGCCGAGGCGCGCCGTCGCTGACGTTCTTCTCGCCGATGAGCGCACAGGCCTTCGGTCCCCCGGAACGTGA
- a CDS encoding helix-turn-helix transcriptional regulator: MSQAAKAGSAGGAKEWTFLTNHAHVLLAIAREPTARLRDVADGVGITERAAQAIVADLEAAGYLRRERVGRRNQYTVNPAGRFRHPAEADHSIGELLSLFTGPPPT; this comes from the coding sequence GTGTCGCAGGCAGCCAAGGCCGGGTCGGCCGGCGGGGCCAAGGAGTGGACGTTCCTGACCAACCACGCCCACGTGCTGCTGGCCATCGCTCGAGAACCGACCGCCCGGCTGCGTGACGTCGCGGACGGCGTCGGCATCACCGAACGCGCCGCGCAGGCCATCGTCGCCGACCTGGAGGCCGCCGGTTACCTGCGCCGCGAGCGGGTCGGGCGCCGCAATCAGTACACCGTCAACCCGGCGGGCCGGTTCCGGCATCCCGCCGAGGCGGACCACAGCATCGGTGAACTCCTCAGCCTGTTCACCGGGCCGCCACCGACCTGA
- a CDS encoding universal stress protein: MNNKPIVVGTDGTEPSAIAVDWAAHEAHRRHLPLRIVHAFDFEWQGARYNVGTEVVDLARKVAEAVVAAAWDRARDIAPDITIETETLIGHAAPRLLEAAHSAELLVLGSRGRGGFAGLLLGSVSQRVATHAPCPVVVVRGHATTTEGPIAAGVDDSPTADLVLETAFTAASEHDCPLTIVRAYLPVIPLWLSDVAPPTVDTPEQDAAESERLDEQLAPWRAKYPDVPVKTVVTHESAAFALERESRRSRLVIVGNRGHGLLAGAFLGSTTLQLLHHAGAPVYVTRPRSA; the protein is encoded by the coding sequence ATGAACAACAAGCCCATCGTCGTCGGCACCGACGGCACCGAACCGAGCGCCATCGCCGTCGACTGGGCGGCCCACGAGGCCCATCGCCGCCACCTGCCGCTGCGCATCGTCCACGCCTTCGACTTCGAGTGGCAGGGCGCCCGCTACAACGTCGGCACCGAAGTCGTCGACCTGGCCCGCAAAGTCGCCGAGGCTGTCGTGGCCGCGGCCTGGGACCGGGCCCGCGACATCGCCCCCGACATCACGATCGAGACCGAAACGCTCATCGGGCACGCCGCTCCGCGGCTGCTCGAGGCGGCCCACAGTGCGGAACTGCTCGTGCTCGGCAGCCGCGGCCGCGGCGGCTTCGCCGGCCTGTTGCTCGGCTCGGTCAGCCAGCGCGTCGCCACGCACGCCCCCTGCCCGGTCGTCGTCGTCCGCGGCCACGCCACGACCACCGAGGGGCCCATCGCGGCCGGCGTCGACGACTCCCCCACCGCCGACCTGGTGCTGGAGACCGCCTTCACCGCCGCCTCCGAACACGACTGCCCGCTCACCATCGTCCGGGCCTACCTTCCCGTGATTCCCCTGTGGCTGTCCGACGTGGCTCCGCCGACGGTCGACACGCCCGAGCAGGACGCCGCCGAGAGCGAACGGCTCGACGAGCAGCTCGCGCCGTGGCGCGCCAAGTACCCGGACGTGCCGGTCAAGACGGTGGTGACCCACGAGAGCGCCGCCTTCGCCCTCGAACGCGAATCCCGGCGGTCCCGCCTGGTCATCGTCGGCAACCGCGGACACGGGCTGCTCGCCGGCGCGTTCCTCGGCTCGACCACCCTGCAGCTGCTGCACCACGCCGGTGCTCCGGTCTACGTCACCCGGCCGCGATCGGCCTGA
- a CDS encoding Acg family FMN-binding oxidoreductase, whose amino-acid sequence MTPLEQAARAAQHAPSVFNTQPWNWQITGNTLELFADPGRRVDSIDPDGRLLLLSCGAALHHARTYLAAAGWSVTVERMPDAERPQLLARVTLGHPIPPDPESTRMAAAIARRRTDRRAFDDRPVTEFELTKLRRFVESEGAYLHTVRPDQVAMLAISTEIAAGAELDDPAYKQDLHRWTARPSQAGDGVPPGTAVKPELRRVPVRDFFPDATAKLEAGAAHDQGAAYVVLFGLDDEPKNLLRGGEALSALLLLATADGLATAPLSDAVEVEWPRHLVRGLIAGIGEPYLVVRLGYRHDRQPVPAAPRRDTADVITTTR is encoded by the coding sequence ATGACACCGCTCGAGCAGGCCGCCCGCGCAGCACAGCACGCGCCGTCGGTCTTCAACACCCAGCCGTGGAACTGGCAGATCACCGGCAACACCCTCGAGCTGTTCGCCGATCCGGGACGCCGCGTCGACAGCATCGACCCCGACGGCCGGCTGCTGCTGCTCAGCTGCGGCGCCGCCCTGCATCACGCCCGTACGTATCTGGCCGCCGCCGGGTGGTCGGTGACCGTTGAGCGCATGCCCGACGCGGAGCGGCCTCAGCTGCTGGCCCGCGTGACCCTCGGCCACCCGATCCCACCCGACCCTGAGTCGACCCGCATGGCCGCCGCGATAGCCCGGCGGCGCACCGACCGGCGCGCCTTCGACGACCGGCCGGTGACCGAGTTCGAGCTCACCAAGCTGCGCCGCTTCGTCGAGTCCGAGGGCGCCTACCTGCACACCGTACGACCCGACCAGGTCGCCATGCTGGCCATCTCGACCGAGATCGCCGCCGGCGCCGAGCTGGACGACCCCGCCTACAAGCAGGACCTCCACCGATGGACCGCTCGGCCGAGCCAAGCCGGCGACGGCGTGCCGCCGGGGACAGCGGTCAAGCCGGAACTGCGCCGCGTGCCGGTCCGCGACTTCTTCCCGGACGCCACCGCCAAGCTCGAGGCCGGCGCCGCCCACGATCAGGGCGCGGCGTACGTCGTACTGTTCGGGCTGGACGACGAGCCCAAGAACCTTCTCCGTGGCGGCGAGGCCCTGTCCGCCCTGCTGCTGCTGGCCACCGCCGACGGCCTGGCCACTGCCCCGCTGAGCGACGCCGTCGAGGTGGAGTGGCCCCGCCACCTGGTACGCGGTCTTATCGCGGGCATCGGCGAGCCGTACCTGGTCGTCCGGCTCGGCTACCGCCACGATCGTCAGCCGGTGCCCGCCGCGCCGCGCCGCGACACCGCGGACGTCATCACCACGACGAGGTAG
- the gap gene encoding type I glyceraldehyde-3-phosphate dehydrogenase, with amino-acid sequence MTYRIAINGFGRIGRNYLRRLTDKKLANAGLEVVAINDLYDAGTLAHLLEYDSAFGRLDAEVGYDDGALSVGRHTIATYAERSPDALPWADLGVDLVIESTGKRRTRDDAALHLKAGAGRVLISAPGKDVDATLVPGVNADTYDPHRHQIVSAASCTTNCVAPLLKVLHEAFGVEQGYLTTVHAYTNDQNILDAPHKDPRRARAAGVNIIPTSTGAAKAVGLVLPELAGRLDGVALRVPVIDGSISDLTLRFATGVTASRINEVVAASAGEGQPMQGIIRYTEAPLVSTDIIGDPASCVFDARLTQAQGRLAKVFGWYDNEWGYTNRLVDLTLQMARR; translated from the coding sequence ATGACCTACCGCATCGCCATCAACGGATTCGGCCGGATCGGCCGCAACTACCTGCGCCGTCTGACCGACAAGAAGCTGGCCAACGCCGGGCTCGAGGTCGTCGCCATCAACGACCTGTACGACGCCGGCACGCTGGCGCACCTGCTGGAGTACGACTCGGCCTTCGGGCGCCTCGACGCCGAGGTGGGCTACGACGACGGCGCGCTCAGCGTCGGCCGGCACACCATCGCGACGTACGCCGAACGCAGCCCGGACGCGTTGCCGTGGGCTGACCTCGGCGTCGACCTGGTCATCGAGTCCACCGGTAAGCGGCGCACCCGCGACGACGCCGCGCTGCACCTCAAGGCGGGCGCTGGCCGGGTGCTCATCTCGGCCCCGGGCAAGGACGTCGACGCGACGCTGGTGCCCGGGGTGAACGCCGACACGTACGACCCCCATCGCCACCAGATCGTGTCCGCCGCGTCGTGCACCACCAACTGCGTCGCCCCGCTGCTCAAAGTGCTGCACGAGGCGTTCGGTGTCGAGCAGGGCTACCTGACCACCGTGCACGCGTACACCAACGACCAGAACATCCTCGACGCGCCGCACAAGGACCCGCGGCGCGCCCGCGCCGCCGGGGTGAACATTATTCCGACCAGCACCGGCGCCGCCAAGGCGGTGGGCCTGGTGCTGCCCGAGCTGGCCGGCCGGCTCGACGGCGTCGCGCTGCGGGTGCCGGTCATCGACGGCTCGATCAGCGACCTGACGCTGCGGTTCGCCACCGGCGTCACCGCCTCGCGGATCAACGAGGTCGTCGCCGCCTCCGCTGGTGAAGGGCAGCCGATGCAGGGCATCATCCGCTACACCGAGGCGCCGCTGGTCTCCACCGACATCATCGGCGATCCGGCGTCGTGCGTGTTCGACGCGCGGCTGACGCAGGCACAGGGCCGGCTGGCGAAGGTGTTCGGCTGGTACGACAACGAGTGGGGCTACACCAACCGCCTCGTCGACCTCACCCTGCAGATGGCCAGGAGGTGA
- a CDS encoding DUF1918 domain-containing protein, whose amino-acid sequence MFAQVGDRIVVDGIHHEGDRRAGVITAVRHADGAPPYEVRWLDDGRKSLIFPGDEAEIEHSSPTGSKV is encoded by the coding sequence ATGTTCGCTCAGGTCGGTGACCGGATCGTGGTCGACGGCATACACCACGAAGGCGACCGTCGCGCTGGCGTCATCACCGCCGTCCGGCACGCCGACGGCGCTCCGCCCTACGAGGTGCGCTGGCTGGACGACGGCCGCAAGTCGCTCATCTTCCCCGGTGACGAGGCCGAGATCGAGCACTCCAGCCCAACCGGCTCGAAGGTGTGA
- a CDS encoding general stress protein, whose translation MPIHLPIPTELPTGAGTSVGDYPTYAAAQQAVDYLSDHGFPVEHATIVGTDLRLVETVTGRMTVARAALAGAGGGAWLGLFIGAVFALLATTGWWLIIAASTAAGTAWGATTAAVAHAATRGRRDFSSHRHLAAVRYHLTVAAEHAEHANRLLLQQYWRSA comes from the coding sequence ATGCCCATCCACCTGCCCATACCTACCGAACTGCCGACCGGTGCGGGCACCAGCGTCGGTGACTATCCGACCTACGCCGCGGCGCAACAGGCCGTGGACTACCTGTCCGACCACGGCTTCCCGGTCGAGCACGCGACCATCGTCGGTACCGACCTGCGCCTGGTCGAGACCGTGACGGGCCGGATGACCGTGGCCCGCGCCGCGCTGGCCGGTGCCGGCGGCGGCGCCTGGCTCGGGCTGTTCATCGGTGCGGTGTTCGCTCTGCTGGCCACCACCGGCTGGTGGCTGATCATCGCAGCGTCCACCGCCGCGGGAACCGCGTGGGGAGCGACCACGGCCGCAGTCGCGCACGCCGCGACCCGCGGACGCCGCGACTTCAGCTCCCACCGGCACCTCGCCGCCGTGCGCTACCACCTCACCGTCGCCGCCGAGCACGCCGAGCACGCCAACCGGCTGCTTCTGCAGCAGTACTGGCGCTCGGCCTGA
- a CDS encoding TerC family protein — MSVSWWVWAILMLVIAAMLAVDLFLHRDNHVIGFREAAVWSGIWIAAGLLFGVVLLAWQGGEVAGTYYAGYLIEKALSIDNVFVFAMIFTYFAVPAAVQHKVLFWGVIGALLFRLVFIFVGAELLETFFWTAYVFGAFLIYTGYKMAFRHDEQTPPDRNPVVRLVRRVIPTDAKYHGDKFFTRIDGRRVATLLCVVLIAVEATDLIFAIDSVAAILAITTSTFLVWTANAFAILGLRSLYFCLAGLLRRFVHLHYGLAVLLAFAGAKLILSETPVGKLPIPVTLGVIVVTIAVSIAWSLRSTRGATSAATGHTPDDAGPSALSGTTAPPGRSSSKPHP, encoded by the coding sequence TTGTCTGTCTCCTGGTGGGTCTGGGCCATCCTCATGCTGGTGATCGCGGCGATGCTCGCGGTCGACCTGTTCCTGCACCGTGACAACCACGTCATCGGGTTCCGCGAGGCGGCGGTCTGGTCCGGCATCTGGATCGCCGCCGGCCTGCTGTTCGGCGTGGTGCTCCTGGCGTGGCAGGGCGGTGAGGTCGCCGGCACCTACTACGCCGGCTACCTCATCGAGAAGGCCCTGTCGATCGACAACGTCTTCGTCTTCGCGATGATCTTCACCTACTTCGCGGTGCCCGCCGCCGTGCAGCACAAGGTGCTGTTCTGGGGCGTCATCGGCGCCCTGCTGTTCCGGCTGGTGTTCATCTTCGTCGGCGCCGAACTGCTCGAGACGTTCTTCTGGACCGCGTACGTGTTCGGCGCCTTCCTGATCTACACCGGCTACAAGATGGCGTTCCGCCACGACGAGCAGACCCCGCCGGACCGCAACCCGGTCGTCCGGCTGGTCCGCCGCGTCATCCCCACCGATGCGAAATACCACGGCGACAAGTTCTTCACCCGCATCGACGGCAGACGCGTCGCGACCCTGCTGTGCGTCGTGCTCATCGCCGTCGAGGCCACCGACCTGATCTTCGCCATCGACTCCGTGGCCGCGATCCTGGCCATCACCACCAGCACGTTCCTCGTCTGGACGGCCAACGCGTTCGCCATCCTCGGCCTGCGCAGCCTCTACTTCTGCCTCGCCGGACTGCTGCGCCGCTTCGTTCACCTGCACTACGGCCTCGCGGTCCTGCTGGCCTTCGCCGGCGCGAAACTCATCCTGTCCGAGACCCCGGTGGGCAAACTGCCCATACCCGTCACCCTGGGCGTCATCGTGGTGACCATCGCGGTGTCGATCGCGTGGAGCCTGCGCAGCACCCGCGGCGCCACCTCGGCGGCCACCGGCCACACCCCCGACGACGCCGGACCTTCTGCGCTGTCCGGCACCACGGCGCCCCCGGGCCGGTCCTCGTCGAAGCCGCATCCCTGA
- a CDS encoding baeRF3 domain-containing protein: MTTATASTPAAAQITALQQVREYPAISVLLTTAPAAQLGRADALRLDALVDQAVDRVRAELQPAAAAPAVRRLQALAEQARRGPTTHALALYASAGTDALLRLPVPVRDRAVVDPTFATRDLVRALHRTPRHLVLALNSAHARLFDAAGDTLLPALSGAFPLTAERSGTRSRGRADRPARATGSDDVDFYRRVDAALGTYLRLHPAPLVLVGSEHATAAFRRVSTNCARLAGTVPGNLTHANTGHLTTRIRTVLDAYLHRRQQEALALIDQRAAAGRVASGMPAAWLAARTSRPEVLAVDESLFYPARLSDDGDTLSPARDVDHPDVIDDAVDELIELVLIRGGWIAFTDPGALDHHDGVALAIRR; the protein is encoded by the coding sequence ATGACCACCGCCACCGCATCGACACCGGCAGCCGCGCAGATCACCGCCTTGCAGCAGGTCCGCGAATACCCGGCGATCAGCGTGCTGCTCACCACTGCTCCGGCGGCACAGCTTGGCCGCGCCGACGCGCTTCGTCTGGACGCGCTGGTCGACCAGGCCGTCGACCGCGTACGCGCGGAGCTGCAACCCGCCGCGGCGGCGCCTGCCGTCCGCCGGCTGCAGGCATTGGCCGAGCAAGCGCGCCGCGGTCCCACCACTCACGCACTCGCCCTGTATGCCTCCGCCGGCACCGACGCCCTCCTCCGGCTGCCTGTCCCGGTCCGTGACCGCGCCGTCGTGGACCCCACCTTCGCCACCCGCGACCTCGTACGGGCCTTGCATCGCACCCCTCGTCACCTCGTTCTGGCCCTCAACTCCGCACATGCCCGGCTGTTCGACGCCGCCGGCGACACTCTGCTCCCCGCCTTGTCCGGCGCGTTTCCCCTCACCGCCGAGCGATCGGGCACCCGCAGCCGAGGCCGTGCCGATCGGCCGGCTCGGGCCACCGGCAGCGACGACGTTGACTTCTACCGCCGCGTCGACGCAGCTCTCGGCACGTACCTGCGCCTGCACCCCGCGCCCTTGGTTCTCGTCGGCAGCGAACACGCCACCGCTGCATTCCGCCGCGTCTCGACCAACTGCGCGCGGCTGGCCGGCACCGTCCCCGGCAATCTCACCCACGCCAACACCGGCCACCTGACCACTCGCATCCGGACCGTCCTCGATGCCTACCTGCATCGCCGCCAACAGGAAGCTCTCGCCCTCATCGACCAGCGTGCCGCCGCCGGCCGCGTGGCCTCCGGCATGCCAGCCGCGTGGCTCGCCGCCCGCACCAGCCGCCCCGAAGTGCTCGCCGTCGACGAATCGCTGTTCTATCCCGCCCGGCTGTCCGACGACGGCGACACCCTCAGCCCCGCCCGAGACGTCGACCATCCCGACGTCATCGACGACGCCGTCGACGAACTCATCGAACTCGTCCTCATCCGGGGCGGCTGGATCGCTTTCACCGATCCCGGTGCCCTCGACCACCACGATGGCGTCGCCCTCGCCATCCGCCGCTGA
- a CDS encoding cation-translocating P-type ATPase, whose translation METTVVGHARAGLTAAEANRRLVADGPNAVAAPAPRRLAGRIGRQLADPLVALLLAAAVVTTVLGDVPDTAVIVLVVTINTLIGVLQEIRADAAIAALDRLAAPTARVVRDGRDVVLPAAELVRGDLVRLEAGDVVPADLRLVEAERAAFDESALTGESVPVHRSAGQDAGSGTVLTTGRATGTVTRTGAASSLGRIAALVSRTKPAPTPLQRRIAGLGRVLGLTAIAVSGVVFAIGVLAGEPLIRMAITAVSLVVAAVPESLPAVVTLALALGARRMARTKAIPRRLHAVETLGSVTVIASDKTGTLTQNRMSVQQAVTADGARYTVAGTGYAPEGEIRPTGGDRDGLRRLAHAGLLCNDAELIPPGGERTEWTAAGDPMEAALVAFAARCGLETSACRAASPRVAEQPFDQATRRMTTVHRLSDGTYLVVRKGAPESVLEPVTDADLLSAAAELAEGGLRVLAVATAVTAEQPDPSDPPRLRAAGLVGVGDPLRPSARATAAAFEASGVRLLMITGDHPATAAAIGTQLGILEPGDRVVVGDAGPPSSDDLEHARVFARTQPEQKLDIIAGLQRRGEVVAMTGDGVNDSPGLKRADIGVAMGSGTEVARQAAELVLVDDNLGTVADAIGEGRRIYDNIRRFLRYALSGGIAELLVMLAGPLLGMPVALLPGQLLWVNLLTHGIPGVAMGAEPAERGVLRRKPRSPQESVLGDGLLASVLAGGFCLATVVLAAGVTAGRMGLPWQSVMFVVLGLAQLGVALAVRVKPAPGTPRNWSLLAAVAVSGILQVAGVLLPTLRTLLGTEALSLPVLLACAAVAVVPGLALRVVHGLLAGLSARRART comes from the coding sequence GTGGAAACCACTGTTGTCGGTCATGCCCGGGCCGGGCTGACAGCTGCTGAGGCAAACCGGCGACTCGTTGCCGACGGACCCAATGCGGTGGCCGCACCTGCTCCCCGCCGCCTCGCCGGGCGGATCGGCCGCCAGCTCGCCGACCCGCTGGTGGCGCTGCTCCTGGCCGCCGCCGTGGTGACCACCGTTCTGGGGGACGTCCCGGACACGGCCGTCATCGTTCTGGTCGTCACGATCAACACGCTGATCGGAGTGCTGCAGGAGATCCGGGCCGATGCCGCCATCGCGGCGCTGGACCGCCTGGCTGCGCCCACAGCGCGTGTCGTGCGCGACGGTCGCGATGTGGTGCTGCCCGCCGCGGAACTGGTCCGGGGCGATCTCGTGCGGCTGGAGGCCGGCGATGTCGTCCCGGCGGACCTGCGACTGGTGGAGGCCGAGCGGGCAGCCTTCGACGAGTCTGCCCTGACCGGCGAATCGGTGCCCGTGCACCGCTCGGCCGGGCAGGATGCCGGCTCGGGCACGGTTCTCACCACGGGCCGCGCCACCGGGACGGTCACCCGGACCGGCGCAGCCAGCTCACTGGGCCGCATCGCCGCGCTGGTCTCCCGTACGAAGCCGGCCCCGACGCCCCTGCAGCGGCGCATCGCCGGCCTGGGGCGCGTGCTGGGCCTCACGGCGATCGCCGTGTCCGGCGTCGTCTTCGCGATCGGCGTGCTCGCCGGCGAGCCGCTCATCCGCATGGCCATCACCGCGGTCAGCCTCGTCGTCGCGGCCGTGCCGGAGAGCCTGCCCGCCGTGGTGACACTCGCCCTGGCGCTCGGCGCCCGCCGCATGGCCCGCACGAAGGCGATTCCTCGACGGCTGCACGCGGTCGAGACCCTCGGCTCGGTGACCGTGATCGCGTCCGACAAGACCGGCACCCTCACGCAGAACCGCATGTCGGTGCAGCAGGCCGTCACCGCGGACGGTGCCCGCTACACCGTCGCGGGCACCGGCTACGCCCCGGAAGGTGAGATCCGGCCGACCGGCGGAGATCGGGACGGGCTGCGTCGCCTCGCCCACGCCGGTCTTCTCTGCAACGACGCGGAACTGATCCCGCCCGGCGGCGAGCGCACCGAGTGGACCGCCGCCGGCGACCCGATGGAGGCGGCGCTGGTGGCCTTCGCGGCCCGGTGCGGCCTCGAAACCAGCGCCTGCCGTGCCGCCTCGCCCCGCGTCGCGGAGCAACCGTTCGACCAGGCAACGCGCCGGATGACGACCGTGCACCGGCTCAGTGACGGCACGTACCTGGTCGTGCGCAAGGGCGCGCCGGAAAGCGTCCTGGAGCCGGTGACCGACGCCGACCTGCTCAGCGCGGCCGCCGAGCTGGCCGAGGGAGGACTCCGCGTCCTCGCGGTGGCGACCGCGGTCACGGCGGAACAGCCCGATCCGTCGGACCCACCGCGGCTGCGAGCCGCCGGACTGGTCGGCGTCGGCGACCCGCTGCGCCCGAGCGCGCGGGCGACCGCCGCGGCGTTCGAGGCCTCCGGGGTACGCCTGCTGATGATCACCGGTGACCACCCGGCCACCGCGGCCGCCATCGGCACTCAGCTCGGCATCCTCGAGCCTGGCGATCGCGTCGTCGTCGGCGACGCCGGCCCACCGAGTTCCGACGACCTCGAGCACGCCCGCGTGTTCGCACGTACCCAGCCGGAGCAGAAGCTCGACATCATCGCCGGGCTGCAGCGTCGTGGTGAGGTTGTCGCGATGACGGGCGACGGCGTGAACGACTCGCCCGGGCTGAAGCGCGCCGACATCGGCGTGGCCATGGGCAGCGGCACCGAGGTCGCCCGCCAGGCCGCCGAGCTCGTGCTGGTCGACGACAACCTCGGCACCGTGGCCGACGCCATCGGTGAGGGCCGCCGCATCTACGACAACATCCGCCGGTTCCTGCGGTACGCCCTCTCCGGTGGCATCGCTGAGCTGCTCGTCATGCTCGCCGGGCCGCTGCTCGGCATGCCGGTGGCACTGCTGCCGGGCCAGCTCCTGTGGGTCAACCTGCTGACGCACGGCATCCCCGGCGTGGCGATGGGCGCCGAGCCGGCCGAACGCGGCGTGCTGCGGCGCAAACCCCGCTCACCGCAGGAGTCGGTCCTCGGCGACGGCCTGCTCGCCAGCGTGCTGGCCGGTGGGTTCTGCCTCGCCACGGTCGTCCTGGCCGCCGGCGTGACCGCCGGCCGGATGGGCCTGCCGTGGCAGTCCGTCATGTTCGTCGTGCTCGGCCTCGCCCAGCTCGGCGTCGCCCTCGCCGTACGGGTGAAGCCGGCGCCCGGTACTCCACGCAACTGGTCCCTGCTCGCCGCCGTCGCGGTTTCCGGAATCCTCCAGGTCGCCGGCGTCCTGCTGCCGACGCTCCGCACGTTGCTCGGCACCGAGGCGCTGTCGCTGCCTGTGCTCCTGGCCTGCGCGGCCGTCGCGGTCGTTCCCGGCCTCGCGTTGCGCGTCGTCCACGGCTTGCTGGCGGGACTTTCGGCCCGCCGGGCGAGGACCTGA